The Benincasa hispida cultivar B227 chromosome 11, ASM972705v1, whole genome shotgun sequence genome has a segment encoding these proteins:
- the LOC120089790 gene encoding uncharacterized protein LOC120089790, whose amino-acid sequence MGDDRKRILIGLTVAMFLGLVVYMKLWTIDYSMSSDEAELLRRQFDLANREAMDESAEWRRMYDRELDRANRCNIDLNKLKESFEKVGDAARINQKLTKMQEENFALRTQVDALQRRLEAEKLRCGSQ is encoded by the exons ATGGGCGACGATCGGAAGCGAATCTTGATAGGTTTGACGGTGGCGATGTTCTTAGGATTGGTGGTGTACATGAAGCTTTGGACCATCGACTACTCCATGTCTTCCGATGAAGCCGAACTTCTCAG GCGGCAGTTCGATCTTGCGAACCGGGAGGCAATGGATGAATCTGCGGAATGGCGTCGTATGTACGACCGCGAACTAGATAGAGCTAATAGATGTAACATTGATCTAAACAAG CTTAAGGAATCTTTTGAGAAGGTGGGGGATGCTGCTAGAATCAATCAGAAGCTAACAAAGATGCAAGAG GAAAACTTTGCTCTCCGCACACAAGTGGATGCCTTACAGCGAAGGCTAGAGGCCGAGAAGTTGAGATGTGGCTCTCAGTAG